In Neorhizobium galegae, the following proteins share a genomic window:
- a CDS encoding ABC transporter substrate-binding protein: protein MNKVILASGAALMLAMGAAQTPALAQEKTLTISVYALAQDEYKQIVYDPFQKICGCKLVVETGNSVERLAKMEANKANPVVDMAVISMADALAASRAGLIDKVDTSKISNFGKLYDIAKDPNGDGMSVGYTFYATSIAYRSDKMKIDSWADLLKPEYASHVAWPNVTTNQGPPALYMLGLALAKDTPDLKAPIEAVGAKKGEIVTFYEKSSQLVQLMQQEEIWAAPIGRFTWAPFTKLGFPIAWAMPKEGQTGGMNVMTVTKGSKNRDLALQFMDFWLSTEVQTKLAEKLIDSPSNKDVKLSEALANNLTYGEETAKSLKLIPSAVALDNRAGWIKTWNEKVGQ, encoded by the coding sequence ATGAACAAGGTCATTCTTGCGTCGGGCGCCGCCCTGATGCTCGCCATGGGTGCCGCGCAAACCCCGGCCCTCGCCCAGGAAAAGACGCTGACGATTTCCGTCTATGCGCTCGCCCAGGACGAATACAAGCAGATCGTCTACGATCCCTTCCAGAAGATCTGCGGCTGCAAGCTGGTTGTCGAGACCGGCAACAGCGTCGAGCGCCTCGCCAAGATGGAGGCCAACAAGGCCAATCCCGTCGTCGACATGGCCGTCATCTCGATGGCGGATGCGCTCGCTGCCTCGCGCGCCGGCCTGATCGACAAGGTCGACACCTCGAAGATTTCGAATTTCGGCAAGCTCTATGACATTGCCAAGGATCCGAACGGCGACGGCATGAGCGTCGGCTACACGTTCTACGCCACCTCGATCGCCTATCGCTCCGACAAGATGAAGATCGACAGCTGGGCCGATCTGCTGAAGCCGGAATATGCAAGCCACGTCGCATGGCCGAACGTCACCACCAACCAGGGGCCGCCGGCGCTCTACATGCTGGGCCTGGCGCTTGCCAAGGACACCCCGGACCTGAAGGCTCCGATCGAAGCGGTTGGCGCCAAGAAGGGCGAGATCGTCACCTTCTACGAAAAGTCGTCGCAGCTGGTGCAGCTGATGCAGCAGGAAGAAATCTGGGCCGCGCCGATCGGCCGCTTCACCTGGGCGCCCTTCACCAAGCTCGGCTTCCCGATCGCCTGGGCCATGCCGAAGGAAGGCCAGACGGGCGGCATGAACGTCATGACCGTCACCAAGGGCTCCAAGAACCGCGATCTCGCGCTGCAGTTCATGGATTTCTGGCTCTCGACCGAAGTCCAGACCAAGCTCGCCGAAAAGCTGATCGACAGCCCGTCCAACAAGGACGTCAAGCTTTCCGAAGCGCTCGCCAACAACCTCACCTATGGCGAGGAAACGGCAAAGAGCCTGAAGCTGATCCCGTCCGCCGTCGCACTCGACAACCGTGCAGGCTGGATCAAGACCTGGAACGAGAAGGTCGGCCAGTAA
- a CDS encoding LacI family DNA-binding transcriptional regulator yields MALPRPGPNMSAIAAALGVSAATVSNALSGKGRVSPELIEKVRAKASELGYVPSLTARALRTGRTGVLGLVLPDIANPLFPQIAQAIENAASNAGYGVLIADSRGDIAAQTEAIGRLLERGVDGMVIVPRRGTRIADVGCPVAVIDTPSTPGNTVSADHWEGGSQMGRHLAELGHRKVLLIGTSASSNVQNDRIGGLKAGLGAQVECDTMWIEKVEAISGEGCPLGLADKARAGFTAFAAVSDLSALRALTELQRAGIGVPETVSVTGFDDLIWSAVVTPALTTVRMDMATIADLAIAALIRAIEPEGEAENGAEEVATGNVTSETDRVPMQLIARQSTAAPYAGRTPNLHAPTPNTPTAGEITS; encoded by the coding sequence ATGGCTTTACCTCGTCCCGGACCGAACATGAGCGCCATCGCTGCCGCCCTCGGCGTGTCGGCGGCGACCGTGTCGAATGCGCTTTCCGGCAAGGGACGCGTGTCGCCGGAGCTTATCGAGAAGGTGCGGGCCAAGGCAAGCGAGCTCGGTTACGTGCCGAGCCTGACCGCCCGGGCGCTGCGCACCGGCCGTACCGGCGTCCTCGGGCTCGTCCTGCCGGATATCGCCAACCCGCTCTTCCCGCAGATCGCCCAGGCGATCGAGAATGCGGCCTCGAATGCCGGCTATGGCGTGCTCATCGCCGACTCCCGCGGCGATATCGCGGCGCAGACCGAGGCGATCGGCCGGCTTCTGGAACGCGGCGTCGACGGCATGGTCATCGTTCCCCGGCGCGGCACGCGGATCGCCGATGTCGGCTGCCCCGTTGCCGTGATCGATACGCCTTCCACGCCCGGCAATACCGTTTCGGCCGACCATTGGGAAGGCGGCAGCCAGATGGGCCGCCATCTTGCAGAGCTTGGCCACCGCAAGGTCCTGCTGATCGGCACCAGCGCCTCCTCGAACGTGCAGAACGACCGCATCGGCGGGCTGAAGGCCGGCCTCGGCGCGCAGGTCGAATGCGATACGATGTGGATCGAGAAAGTCGAGGCGATTTCGGGCGAAGGCTGCCCGCTCGGTCTGGCGGACAAGGCCAGGGCGGGTTTTACGGCCTTTGCGGCTGTCTCCGATCTTTCGGCGCTTCGGGCGCTGACGGAACTGCAGCGCGCCGGCATCGGCGTGCCGGAAACGGTCAGCGTCACCGGTTTCGACGATCTCATCTGGTCGGCGGTCGTCACGCCGGCCCTCACCACGGTACGGATGGACATGGCGACGATCGCCGATCTGGCGATTGCCGCGCTGATCCGTGCGATCGAGCCCGAGGGAGAGGCCGAGAACGGAGCCGAGGAGGTTGCGACCGGCAACGTTACCTCCGAGACGGACCGCGTCCCGATGCAGCTCATCGCGCGCCAGTCGACGGCTGCCCCGTACGCCGGCCGCACACCGAATTTGCATGCCCCAACCCCCAACACGCCGACAGCAGGAGAAATCACATCATGA